A genomic region of Arachis stenosperma cultivar V10309 chromosome 9, arast.V10309.gnm1.PFL2, whole genome shotgun sequence contains the following coding sequences:
- the LOC130951593 gene encoding uncharacterized protein LOC130951593: MLESVVEFITEAASSTAFIFCFCNLIFILIILVDLKPSLISFDQQKIDQLHHHIHHHPINTGTQGTTTSKFLLRKNKPTQQDEPENAEEKKTESEGNNDDDFGNEEEEEEVEGKDDELRRKVEEFIERVNKGWKAEYFST, from the coding sequence atgttaGAATCTGTGGTGGAGTTCATAACTGAAGCAGCTTCAAGCACTGCTTTCATCTTCTGTTTCTGCAATTTGATCTTCATACTCATTATCCTTGTGGACTTGAAGCCAAGCCTCATAAGTTTTGATCAACAAAAAATTGATCAACTccatcatcatattcatcatcaCCCCATCAACACAGGTACACAAGGAACAACAACTTCCAAGTTTCTACTCAGaaaaaacaaaccaactcaacaAGATGAACCTGAAAATgcagaagagaagaaaacagAATCTGAAGGTAATAATGATGATGACTTTGGTaatgaggaagaggaagaagaggttgAAGGGAAGGATGATGAGCTGAGGAGAAAGGTGGAAGAGTTTATAGAGAGAGTTAACAAAGGTTGGAAAGCTGAATATTTTAgcacataa
- the LOC130949879 gene encoding protein FAR1-RELATED SEQUENCE 5-like, with protein MGLWPGPVVIADIFVTELGRRLRYESWLRCLSPAEEAASCSGTLWASYCSLERRWMMDIRIGLFGNSILVVVAGFMGTTNKMCDNDDACQENAYTRNGSKNVDEDTTHNTTESEFFYRDMGEFGDVEGIDVEDIMKKVFRSDEDAYEFYKKFGKYHGFGVRKGDSWKDEDGIVTRRRFFCNRQGLRDEKHYNRVDRMRVHKPETRTNCEAKFSIYLDRSASVWRVRKIENKHNHDLTPSCMVHLIAKYRSLTDAAKAQVDGLNEYGISTAKSVRYMAGMAGGYSLVGFLKKDAYNHIDKRRRVMIAEGDADAALAYLEGKTESDPMAMARYSLTNKGMLGNMFWADGGSRVDYQYFGDVLVFDATYKKNKYRRPLVIFSGANNHKQTTIFGFGLLMDETFESYKWILENMLEVMCMNEPSVVVTDGDEAMRKAITLVFPKATHRLCAWHFQKNSTANVKEPSLRSRFNRWLYADIDIREFLTEWDLAVEEFKLQDSLWARQVFGKKEMWVNAYLKNKFCAGFRTTSRCEGINAVVKNFLQSKHTILELVQNLEVMVRDYQNNELLAQFRTIDTFPVMTTSLDAIERFAALTYTKEVFADVKREIERVTVVNLVRLRRSLNMRVYSLEEYGSPGRVILVLFDRNMGRLKCRCDGWTKYGYPCRHLFFVMKHEHLQEIPEQLIMKQWTKNAKALEEYVEKTNDGGDRSFLLRHGALHTACCWLFFLGAQQFHLFGKAMKGIRELCRDLERECGHAEEIKHTKGERKVIRDPVRVRTKGAPKVPKGKSNGRERKCTKCKNTGHTKRKCLDAYRVRLDEMEQDKLPVPPPLR; from the exons ATGGGGCTGTGGCCGGGGCCGGTCGTCATCGCTGATATATTCGTCACCGAACTCGGACGCCGCCTCCGATACGAGTCTTGGCTGCGGTGTTTGTCTCCGGCAGAAGAGGCAGCAAGTTGCAGTGGGACGTTGTGGGCGTCGTATTGTTCCCTCGAGCGTCGCT GGATGATGGACATTAGAATAGGTTTGTTTGGAAATAGCATTTTGGTGGTTGTTGCTGGCTTC ATGGGAACCACCAACAAGATGTGTGACAACGACGATGCTTGTCAAGAGAATGCCTACACTAGAAATGGATCAAAGAATGTGGATGAGGATACGACTCACAATACTACCGAGAGTGAATTTTTCTACCGAGACATGGGAGAATTTGGTGACGTTGAAGGGATAGATGTGGAAGACATAATGAAGAAGGTATTTAGGAGCGATGAGGATGCATatgagttctataagaagtttGGAAAATATCACGGCTTTGGAGTTAGGAAGGGGGATTCCTGGAAGGATGAGGACGGTATTGTCACAAGGCGGAGGTTCTTCTGCAACAGGCAAGGTTTGAGAGATGAAAAGCACTATAATCGGGTAGATAGGATGAGGGTTCATAAACCAGAAACGAGGACTAATTGCGAAGCGAAGTTCTCCATATACCTTGACAGGAGTGCTTCTGTGTGGCGAGTAAGGAAGATTGAAAATAAGCACAATCATGACTTGACCCCTAGTTGCATGGTGCATTTGATTGCAAAGTACCGGTCACTCACGGATGCCGCCAAAGCTCAGGTAGATGGGTTGAACGAGTATGGAATTTCCACAGCGAAGAGTGTACGATATATGGCCGGGATGGCTGGAGGATACTCGTTGGTTGGTTTCTTAAAGAAGGATGCCTATAATCACATTGATAAAAGAAGGCGTGTAATGATTGCAGAAGGCGATGCAGACGCTGCGCTTGCATATTTAGAAGGTAAGACAGAATCGGATCCGATGGCCATGGCACGGTATAGTTTGACCAATAAGGGAATGCTAGGCAATATGTTTTGGGCCGATGGGGGCAGCAGAGTCGATTACCAGTACTTCGGGGATGTCCTTGTGTTTGATGCGACATACAAAAAGAACAAGTATAGGCGGCCATTGGTAATCTTCTCAGGGGCCAACAACCACAAGCAGACGACCATTTTCGGTTTTGGTTTACTAATGGATGAGACATTTGAATCTTATAAGTGGATATTGGAGAACATGTTGGAGGTGATGTGCATGAATGAGCCATCAGTGGTTGTTACAGATGGGGATGAGGCGATGCGTAAAGCCATAACTTTAGTATTTCCGAAGGCAACCCACCGCCTATGTGCATGGCATTTTCAGAAAAATAGTACGGCCAACGTGAAGGAGCCGTCACTCCGATCACGATTTAACCGATGGTTATATGCGGACATCGACATTCGTGAATTTTTGACTGAGTGGGACCTAGCGGTTGAAGAGTTCAAACTTCAAGATAGCCTATGGGCGAGGCAGGTGTTTGGTAAGAAGGAAATGTGGGTGAATGCATATCTGAAGAATAAGTTTTGCGCCGGGTTTAGGACCACATCTCGATGCGAAGGTATAAATGCAGTGGTCAAGAATTTCCTTCAATCGAAGCATACTATTCTTGAACTTGTGCAGAACCTGGAGGTAATGGTACGTGATTATCAGAATAACGAGCTTCTAGCCCAGTTCAGAACCATTGACACTTTCCCAGTAATGACGACTAGCCTCGATGCCATAGAGCGGTTCGCTGCGCTGACATATACGAAAGAAGTCTTTGCGGACGTTAAACGAGAGATTGAACGAGTTACAGTCGTTAATTTGGTCCGGTTAAGAAGATCTTTAAACATGAGGGTATACTCATTGGAAGAGTACGGATCTCCTGGGAGAGTTATTCTAGTACTGTTTGATCGGAATATGGGAAGGCTCAAGTGTCGGTGTGACGGTTGGACGAAATACGGATACCCATGTCGCCATCTCTTTTTTGTCATGAAGCATGAGCATCTGCAAGAAATCCCGGAGCAGCTGATTATGAAACAATGGACAAAGAATGCCAAAGCGTTGGAGGAATATGTGGAGAAGACAAACGATGGAGGCGACCGGTCCTTCTTGCTTAGACATGGTGCATTGCATACCGCATGCTGCTGGCTTTTTTTCCTAGGTGCGCAACAATTTCATTTGTTCGGGAAGGCCATGAAGGGAATTCGGGAGCTATGTAGGGATCTCGAACGTGAATGTGGACACGCTGAAGAAATCAAACACACAAAAGGGGAACGAAAAGTTATTCGTGACCCTGTGCGTGTTAGGACAAAAGGGGCGCCTAAGGTGCCTAAAGGAAAAAGCAATGGACGCGAAAGGAAATGCACAAAGTGTAAGAATACTGGCCATACGAAACGAAAATGCCTGGATGCTTACCGGGTACGGCTAGATGAAATGGAGCAAGATAAACTTCCTGTCCCCCCCCCCCTTAGATGA